CCATGTTAGGGGGGGCGGTACCAGCCGGTCAGGCCCTGGAGATCGATGGGTTGTCCCAACCTGGCCTGGTCACCAAGAATGGGCTTGTCCTGCATGGGACTGATGGGAAAACTGTGAGTGTTGTACTACAGAACAAATATTCAGAGCAAACAATGAAGCAGAATGTGGCAATACTTCGGTTGACTGTAGGTCAATTCCGTTGCCTCCTCTTGTCCTGTTGCTGTACTTCATCCACTCTGTGTTTGCTCCACAGCTGCTGGTGAAGAACCTACAGTTTGAAGATGGGAAGATGATCCCTGCTTCCAAATACTTCTCCTCTGGAGAAAGCACCAGCGTGGAGCTGACGGACGATGAGAAGAAGATGGCGGAGGAGATCAGGGCAAGTTAACCTCTGGGTTAGCTGGTTCTCCTTCAGCTGGTTTTGGACTTCCAGTTTAAATgtcttatgttgttttttttatgacagaaCATCTGGAAGGGCATCCTCAGCAACGTCTCAGCCATTGAGGACACAACAGACTTCTTCAAGTCCGGAGCTGCCTCCATGGACGTGGTCAGGTGAGAGAGGTAGACGGTGCAGCGACTGGTCGGAAATGATTCACTTGTTATTTTAGACCACAACAAGTCTTCATTTGTATGTGGCAAGTGTGAAGTAAAGCCCAAATCACTGATCTGGAGTCAGTTTTTAGGCCTCATGTCTTTTCAATCATCTATGATCTTTATATTCTGACAATAACACTGATTTTCGTTTTCATCAATAATACacaatctacatgttacatctGTACATCTTTGACACTTTGTGATCAGTATCCCTCCGCTGTCTCCCCTTGCCTTTAGTACAATAGCAAGAGGGCAACCATTACTGTCTGTATGTCACCTATTCATTTTTTAGAATCCAAATGCTGTGCCACTGTAAGCATTGTTGaagtgttggtgtgtttgtgtccaggctggtggaggaggtgaagcagaAATGTGCTGGTGTGCAGCTGCAGAACGAGGATGTGTACATGTCCCCCAGCTTCCAGGATTTCATCCAGATGTTCGTCCGaaagctgagaggagaggaccaggaggaggagctggtcATCGACTATGTGAGTCTGAGCACGAGCtgttgttgtgtcagtgtgtcctGCATATACATTGTATATGACACGTATTATATTATGCACAGGCAACCAAAGAAGTGAACAACATGACGTTGAAAATGCCGTACCAGTGCTTCATCAACGGCAAGTTTGAGGACGCAGAAAGTGGGAAGAGCTACGACACCATCAATCCTACTGACGGATCTGTGAGTCATCTccatgtgcatgtacacacacgtcCAGAAATCTGAGGAATAGCTCGGTGCACCTGTGGACTGTGTGTgaccttcacctccttcacccaGGTGATCTGTAAGGTGTCCTATGCCTCAGTGGGGGACGTGGACCGGGCGGTGGCAGCCGCCAAAGAAGCTTATGATAACGGCCCCTGGGGCAGGATGAACCcaagagacagaggaagtcTGCTTTACAAGTGAGTAGCTCCACCTAGAGGACTGCAGCGCGGTTACATGAGCGCCAATACTAGAACACCGAGGGGGATACTGGGTGAGGACAAAGTAACGGGTATGTGATGTTCTGAAAACACAGGAAGTTAGTTATTGACGTCTGGCAGCTGATTTGGCCAAAATATACACATGGTCAACAGTAGCTGTGACACTTCTTCTCTGACTCATAACCAAGTCAAATCCACTCAGAAATCATAGAGAGAACATGCTCCTCATACCTGCAGAACTTCATTCAGAATCCTCCTGATTTAAAGTTTGattcagtgtaaaaacaaaaacaggataaaatgagGCTCAAGTTGTAGCTTGACAACATCATTCTTCCCGATCTATCCTTAGGGTTTATGCCACATTACTTTTTAAAGTCACCCTCACACTGACTCCCTCCCTTCAGGCTTGCAGACCTGATGGAGGAACACCAGGAAGAGCTGGCCACCATCGAGTCCATCGACTCAGGGGCTGTGTACACGCTGGCCCTCAAGACCCATGTAGGAATGTCCATCCAGACCTTCCGCTACTTCGCTGGCTGGTGTGACAAGATCCAGGTAGGTTCATGTTAAAGGTTACAATGCTGTTTTTGGGTTGTATTATAACCATCAGTGATTATAATACTAGAGACACATGCTGTTGTTGGTTTCAGGGCAAGACAATCCCCATCAACCAGGCCAGGCCCAACCGCAACCTGACCTTCACTAAGAAAGAACCTCTGGGGTAATCCCTCCTACTCTTCCCACACGTTTATATTCAGTAggttctgtgtttttactgagtgtgactgtgtgtgtgttttttttctgacagtgtgtgtgccaTTGTCATCCCGTGGAACTACCCTCTCATGATGTTGGCATGGAAGAGTGCTGCCTGCCTCGCAGCTGGAAACACACTCGTGCTTAAACCTGCGCAGGTGAGTCCATGtacagtagacacacacacacacacacacacacacaatagatgCACTTCACAACGCTGGGCTCATATAGATGTAAAAGGAGCGATGTTTAGTGGCAACACCTTAAAAGTTCctacagtctaaaggtagatgtccatgtgttgtttgattatagatcaggtctagcttctatattaatactgtgaaagtatcaaagcctcagtccacagagaaatgcacacagcctgtattcagacactgagccttaaaaccagccgtcagttctggaactttgtgatgtcacaacaaagcagtcaccaagccccgcccacctggacccaccatccaaccttacaggatttggtttctctgagtgtttacctgaaatctgcaatatttttattggatcactcagaaaacagtcggccaatcagaagagaggctcagagtctcctctcttcttattggctcactgacctgctgttattagagctccagagagaagcctgagagagaagatgtaaaactacattgagatggtttttggttcttgaaactacaaatatatcttcttatggatcaacacttcaaataaaacagtttaatgatAAATTTGGATTTGTGTCACATaaagtctcctcctccttttagTGTTTCACGTCCCTTTTCCAATATCTACAGGTCACCCCACTGACAGCACTGAAGTTTGCTGAGCTGTCAGTGAAAGCTGGCATTCCCAAAGGAGTCATCAACATTTTGCCAGGCTCAGGTGATGAACACAAATGCAGCAtctacatgtatttttttgtccCAGATGTCATAAGGTTAGAGAAACATTAGAAACCATAAGAAGCAAGTGCAATAATAGTGCAAAGAAACTCAGACTGATCGGTGGTTCCCAACAATACAGTCTACTCACAGCTCCTCATGACAGGTTGCAAGTCTGTAAGTTATGAGTTCATTCAgtaaaaaaatgattttcccTCGTCACTCTGTTTCATCTGAATCATCAGTCAGACCCACAGAGTCAGTGTGTTAGACGAAAAACACATTAGAAAAAGGTCCAAATTCTGCAACACATAATGTTGCGTACACAAATCATCCCCCAACTCTCACAGTCTATATTTACAACGTGAACGTGAAGCGGACACAGGTCTATagattataaaatacatattttaaagaaTCCCTTGAAGACGAAATCAACAGTGAATGTCTCCAACTAACAGCTTCTGTGAGTGTATCAGAACCTGATGTATAtgattcctctgagccacagagctccactgtttccagaaactattaaacacacactagtaagtcacacacagtgttacgcaaacatgtttcttcatcaccatgaaaacacactgtttattttgactcagtcccacacacaccatcctgctgccacaaatactcactagagtATCAGGATTTATCTGCCACTCAAAGTCGTCCCCAACAAATTCAccgtttcctcctgtttgtttgatgaaaaccacaaatgaaaCTATCTTTGTGAGGCGTTTTCTAAAGATTTGAAGTCAGGTGGATGTCGTTTGTTTGTGGAgctctgtgctctctgagtgCCGCTCTCGTTTAGTTTGTGACCCTAACAACCcctcccaaccccccccccctctcctccaggTGGCATGGTGGGACAGCGTCTGTCCGACCACCCGGACATCCGCAAGCTGGGCTTCACCGGCTCCACACCAATTGGCAAACAGATCATGAAGAGGTACGAGCCGACATACTCGCCGCTCATTGGCTGGGACGACTGTCTCATGATATTTCATGCTCTTTCTTTTCCGTGACTTCCTGTTGCAGCTGCGCGCTCAGTAACCTGAAGAAGGTTTCTCTGGAGCTGGGAGGGAAGTCACCGCTCATCATTTTCAGCGACTGTGACATGGACAAAGCTGTTCGCATGGTGAGAGCTCCACTCACAAAGAGACTGGGAGAGGGGGGGGCTTATACTGAAGGATCATTCATAAATTAGTCAGTTTAGAGAAAATTTGTCTCCAGCAGTGAATTATTTATTAAGCCAAGGTACCAAAcattctgtttctctcttttcctgtatatgtaaactgaatattttcactattttctgacattttacaaactaaTCTGTTAATCTACTGAGTAACTGACTTGCAGTGTAAAGCATCAGATTGTAATGAGACTGAAGACTGTGGTGTCAGGGGTCTATGTAACATAGGTACACAACAAACATCCAGATCTATGATCACATGTACAGTTGTCTTTCAGTGAGCCACAAACTGTGGATGAAATACCACACtgttaattgtgtgtgtgtgtgtgtgtgtgtgtgtgctgctccaCAGGGCATGAGCTCTGTGTATTTCAACAAAGGTGAGAACTGCATCGCTGCTGGGCGTCTGTTTGTGGAGGAGTCCATACACGATGAGTTCATTGGCCGAGTGGTGAGTGAGACACCACCCTCCTCTAGGAAGAGTGGAGTACATCCTGTATATACTCCTACATCTGCCGTAATGCAAAAACATAAAGAGCTGTTTCTCCACCCTCTCCCTCTGAGGTGGAGGAGATCAAGAAGATGAAGATCGGAGACCCTCTTGATCGCTCCACAGACCACGGCCCTCAGAATCACAAAGCCCACCTGGACAAGCTGCTGGAGTACTGTGACGTGGGGGTGAAGGAGGGGGCCACGCTGGTGTACGGGggcagacaggtggacaggcCAGGTAGAGCACACACCGAGCCACTGGAGCCATTTACACACATCATACATGTGGAGTtagactgtatgtgtgtgtgtgtagcagcagTGTGTATAGTGACATTATAGAGCAGCACCAATGATCTTTTAAATCACACAGTTTACAGACAGGTGTTACTATCAAGcctgtttcttctctctttgaCCAGTTTCTACAGATTGTGTTTATGTCATTGTTTGTCATGTGTGTTGTTGCTTTATCTACAAAATACGATTTAGTGTGTTTAtaggaagctgctgcagctactGTAACTATTAGCTTTGCTATCTACAGCATGCAtaaattatttacatatatttgaaGGTTTTTTTCTTGGTGTTTGGTTTATAGCttttaaaaatggacaaaatattaattcAAAACTCCACAGTGTGGCGGTGTCAGGAGGGTAGACAGTACTGTCTGTTAAATACCATACTGCTCCCTTTCCTCCATCTCccatcttctcttcttctttccttaatCCTGTGTGAAGGCCCCTGCTGCTCGTTAGCTGGAACTGTTGACATTAGAATCACTTACTCCACATTTAAACTCACTGTGaagcaattattattatttctcgTTGCAGATATCACAACCCACTCACACATTGCTGCGTTTTCTCTAACCAGTCAGCTGTTGTTTacagttaaaatgtaaaagaaaatgcgGCTGTATGATATGACCAATGTACTAGAAGGCATTCACCTCATCAAGAAGTCAGAGAACAACATTCAGTGGATGAACTGTTGTCTGTtgatacataaaaaaatgttatttatgtatcagtaatgttttttatgtatgtgAACTAAACTtcttgtaatttaaaaacaatgccAATCTGCGGTTTCAGGGATTTTGCACATAAATCCATGCGTCTCAATGTGGCGCTAAATTGAGACGAAGTTAACTGACATCATTAGATTATATCTGGATTGTACCTAACTCATTTCCTGTGGATTGTCTATTTCTTATCTCAGCATTGgacacagaggagcagctgaggCCTCGTCAAAGCTTTAGCATCGCTGTTATCATCAGCTAAcatctttgtggtcattttccCTCAGGTTACTTCATGGAGCCCACTGTGTTCACTGACGTGGCGGACCACATGTTCATCGCCAAAGAGGAGTCCTTTGGCCCCGTCATGGTGGTGTCCAAATTCAAAAACGGGTAGGTCACCGAAGAGAGCATCTCGCTGCGGTGCCGTGCTACAGTCTGAGTCGCTGactgtgtcctctgtcttcttcGTCCAAACCACAGCGACGTGGACGGCGTGCTGCAGAGAGCCAACGACACCGAGTATGGCCTGGCCTCCGGCGTGTTCACCCGCGACATCAACAAGGCCATGTACGTGAGCGAGCGACTGGAGGCGGGAACAGTATTCGTCAACACTTACAACAAGACCGACGTGGCTTCACCTTTCGGAGGCTTCAAGCAGTCAGGCTTCGGCAAAGACCTCGGTGAGTAGTAgaggtggaaagagagagagagagaaactgtactcaagtacaagtactGTTACTCAAGTACAAGTAAAATGACTTGTTCTCAGATACAAGTACAAAGTACGTCAGATAAAATGTCTCTGAGTAAACTTTTCttcattacatttttgaaaagggGAAGTGGAGGGTTAAAACATGTTGATAACAATCAAGCTATTGAATTAAAGAACACCTTTAATTCCAATCACTTTGCAGCCCGTCGATACAACTGATAAATACACTCAGATGGCAAAACCTAGATGAAACTGATGCAGTCTGATGCAGGAGTCCTGCAGTTTTAACATTGGTGGtagaggtgtttctattatttagcCTTCCTTTTATGAATGGGACAAAATAGTAGAAACACCAGGACACAGCAGGAGTCCATAGactttgtgtgtttaatattgCTACACAGTCTGTagcttctgcctctaggggtctctcaatcaaaacaataataaaagacagcattgggtgacgtcatgaaatagtgtgggatcatgggagttgttgtcttcaccaccattaccgtaagctcctccaggtttggattccttcagtgtcagagtttcaggaaatcaaacagacccgtTGAttataaccattaaaaacactgaataaagcagtttcacatttaaagtcagtgtttcagtgacgctgtacagaggacagagactcagggaagagctggagctgagattgatgctaacctttgtttagattgtttctctgataacttatgaagcagacgttcagcaggtttttaccagcagctgaatcatccacagaggtgtcctcctctccataacaaatacaccaggggattaaaaccagtagaaagacccataaagcagtttcactttaaaaaccagagattcaccgacgctcttcagtgacacaggacaggacgtctccagcagctgggagctgagctgtctaacatttcctcagcttgtttctctgataacctCAGATCCAGcttctgtcacacaaacacaacactgacacatgatcatagaggatatgatgtcattgacaggcgaccaatgaaacgttcccatgattaaaatcacagatttctctggtttgagaattgatggaaacatttagGATAgtgtaagtacacaactcaacaacatatagaacacgttaatgtggaaaagttacagattataactttaagctACACAGACAAAACGCTGAGTTGCTAGACAGCGTTGTagctgttgatgctgttgttgctgatccaaacagcagcagcttttgtgctgcagctgctgattcaACTCTTTTCATCTGTTGCGTTCTCACACACTGAATCATGAATCATAACTCcatcatgtgacttttgtttttactctatAATGATTTCCACTTTAAATGTAGCGAAGTGAAATACTTGAGTTAAGAAATACTCAAGCACGGGTAAAGtttctgattttttaaaatcaataataagtacaagtacacaaaaaaaaagacttttttaaAGTAACCTCCACGCCTGGTGAGTCGTGACAGGGTCAACAAGCTCTGAGCATTACAGTTTGACTGACACACGTTTGTGCTCTGTCTCGTCCACAGGAGAGGATGCTCTCTTGGAATACCTCAAGACCAAAGCAGTGACTGTGGAGTACTGAGACCCAGACGCTCCCAATGAACTCTGACTCACATCTGAGCAGAAAGGGACTCATCTGTGTGCTTCGCTCAGACATCCGGCTTCTCTCAGCGTGGCCtctggacagtgtgtgtgaatgtgtgtgtgtgtgtgtgtactgtatgaatGATAGGAGATATGTGGGCCACAGTTTGGACAATGTGCCTGTGTTTTCTTGGCTGTCTGCGTGAAATTCACATCATGGACAAGGGACGTGTGGTTTTTAGCCGCCTGGATATTTACCTTAGCTGGACACTGCTTCACCTGACGGGAGCCGAGCTGCTCCTGACTCTGCTGTCAAGGTTTTGGGTTCcgtaaaagtgtgttttgtgtcaaaACACACTCTCAAAACTCCACCAATCATATAAAAGAATTCTTTACCATAAGTGAAAATCAGATGAAGTCAATCCTCTCTGTCACCTGTGATGCTTCACCATTCCTTTTAATATCTCTGTGGTTCCTCTTCAGGCTGTTGTGTTCTGTAGCAGAAAACAGGCAGTTATTagttcacacactgatgagtACATGATTGCATCGAtgtgaagggtgtgtgtgtggaagctTTTAGGTTAAGTGTTGGAGCGTTAAGTGACCACACAGGACTTCTACTACAACTACATTGGACAGAATTGATCATCCATGATGGAAAAACAAGGTTCAGGTTACAACTGAATCCATAACAAATTAATTTAGATCAAGGTCAACTTACTGGCTTTTTTTCTAAGCTTTCAACCTGGTCAACCTTTCAACCTGGTCATTGCTAGATGTTTTCAAGTGTTTATGAAAAAGCCAGGAAGTAGATCTTGAATCAAGAGTTACTTACCACCAGGTTGAAAAGCAGTGTTTTAATGCACCTGTAAGCAGTGATGTAggcagtgatgtcactgtgtacTGACACACCTGCGAGAACACCTCAGCATTACTGTAGCGAGGGGTAGAAGTTAAAACACCGGAGGTCAGAAAATCAATGCATCTGTACAGTTGTAAAGCACTAACAGTATTTATTGGTCACTACATGAAGCTACGTGGAGCCTTTAGTATTTTATCTCCATCATCACACACTGGTTGTTTACATCATGTCTCCTCCCACATCCTCACTTTAGACCTTCTTTCTCTTCCATTCGtcaaatttaacttttttgtaaatttttttaactaaaaggggaaaaaatatctgatctgatatattttttcacattgtatTTGTCAGGCAGAGGAAGACTATATGTTATAACACtacattattttctctgaaGACCAGCTAGATGTTTCTATGCATCACTAATGTGAAGAAGTTGTGAAATTAGTTTTCTATTTGTCCCACATTGTCAGTGAAGGCAGCAAGGGCTACGAGAGcaagtgttttctttctcatgaAAAGGTGAGAGCTGTCCCCTCAATAAAGTCTGTCTTCAGCCAGTGATGCCACACAGTGGTGAATAAAGTTCAGTTTGAATTTTACTGTGTAATGCTGCTGTTCAGTGGGAAATATGTCAACATGCTGGGATGAAACAGTGACACTGCTTTTCCCAGATCTGCTGCtcttattataattataaataatagtaTAGAGGGAGACATATTCTGTGTGTTATCTGAAGCGCATCAACAGtagataatattaatattattattattgtaatacaAATACTTTTGATGTCAATGGGTTTTTCCTTTTGAATACCAAAAACACGAGAGCAACAGTTTGAGGATTAAACAGTGTTTATCATTAGCATGTCAGAGAAGGttacttttgaaatgtaatagGTTACAGATTCTTATTACCCTATTAAAAGTAATGTAACTCATTACATTTGATGACAGTTCAGTACTATTAATTTAGTCTATTGGTGTCCTGTAGAAATGCCAAAAGCTAACAACCTCTCCCCgaattcatattttaatgagATCACACAGCTGAATGAAGTCAGTGATGTTATTAGAGctcacacctgtcacctgtctgacCCACGCTCCTGCAAAGCTACTCAATCAGTGTTACGTTCTGCAGAGCTACAGGGGCGGTCTGAGGCCTGGAGTTTGACTCCATCCGAGACCTT
The sequence above is drawn from the Seriola aureovittata isolate HTS-2021-v1 ecotype China chromosome 22, ASM2101889v1, whole genome shotgun sequence genome and encodes:
- the aldh1l2 gene encoding mitochondrial 10-formyltetrahydrofolate dehydrogenase, translated to MMWTACQALRRLSTSSHYYQNKLKLAIIGQSLFGQEVYSNLRKQGHKVVGVFTVPDKDGKADPLAVAAEKDGTPVFKFPRWRVKGKPIPEVVEAYKAVGAELNVMPFCSQFIPMNIIDNPKHGSIIYHPSILPLHRGASAINWTLIHGDKKAGFTVFWADDGLDTGPILLQRECAVEPNDTVDALYNRFLFPEGIKAMVESVQLIADGKAPRIPQTEEGASYEGIQKKSNAKVNLAQPAEAIHNWIRGHDKVPGAWTVIDGQSVTLYGSSMLGGAVPAGQALEIDGLSQPGLVTKNGLVLHGTDGKTLLVKNLQFEDGKMIPASKYFSSGESTSVELTDDEKKMAEEIRNIWKGILSNVSAIEDTTDFFKSGAASMDVVRLVEEVKQKCAGVQLQNEDVYMSPSFQDFIQMFVRKLRGEDQEEELVIDYATKEVNNMTLKMPYQCFINGKFEDAESGKSYDTINPTDGSVICKVSYASVGDVDRAVAAAKEAYDNGPWGRMNPRDRGSLLYKLADLMEEHQEELATIESIDSGAVYTLALKTHVGMSIQTFRYFAGWCDKIQGKTIPINQARPNRNLTFTKKEPLGVCAIVIPWNYPLMMLAWKSAACLAAGNTLVLKPAQVTPLTALKFAELSVKAGIPKGVINILPGSGGMVGQRLSDHPDIRKLGFTGSTPIGKQIMKSCALSNLKKVSLELGGKSPLIIFSDCDMDKAVRMGMSSVYFNKGENCIAAGRLFVEESIHDEFIGRVVEEIKKMKIGDPLDRSTDHGPQNHKAHLDKLLEYCDVGVKEGATLVYGGRQVDRPGYFMEPTVFTDVADHMFIAKEESFGPVMVVSKFKNGDVDGVLQRANDTEYGLASGVFTRDINKAMYVSERLEAGTVFVNTYNKTDVASPFGGFKQSGFGKDLGEDALLEYLKTKAVTVEY